A portion of the Psilocybe cubensis strain MGC-MH-2018 chromosome 10, whole genome shotgun sequence genome contains these proteins:
- a CDS encoding Brefeldin A resistance protein encodes MHLNYSMIAQNLLFLDEPTSGLDSQSAWNIVAFLRSLAEQSQAILCTIHQVFDRFLLLRRRVAKQSTSVTLDTMLKLCCTTSTPTVLAHVFLKKIRAAEYMLDVIGAGATAFSSINWHEVWKRSPRQSGLSRKSRRSIQLDEVNLLLKLISGLNTPPHGATRSSNLSFKQGAADHYRIAKLILNVAGGFFIGLSFSRTRTVYKTFRITVYMLLVLNQPLVNMLQVPFVATRTIYEVRKHPSGMYSWTAHIIAQILAELPWNILGSCLYFLVWCWTSRFLSGRAGYLYLSVGVVFPLYYTTIALNDVRTLLIQALLTCCVVIGVNIRQRHARLHRITLAKSRDRRLP; translated from the exons ATGCATCTTAATTATTCTATGATAGCCCAGAATTTGCTTTTCCTTGACGAGCCCACATCTGGTCTTGACTCTCAGAGTGCCTGGAACATTGTTGCCTTCTTGCGAAGCTTGGCCGAACAAAGCCAGGCTATCCTATGCAC GATTCATCAA GTCTTCGATCGCTTCCTTTTGTTGAGGAGAAGGGTGGCTAAACAGTCTACTTCGGTGACCTTGGACACAATGCTGAAACTTTGCTGCACTACTTCGACTCCAACGGTGCTCGCCCATGTCTTCCTGAAGAAAATCCGTGC TGCCGAATATATGTTGGACGTTATTGGTGCCGGAGCGACTGCCTTCAGCAGCATCAACTGGCACGAAGTTTGGAAACGCTCCCCGAGGCAGTCAGGACTGAGCAGGAAATCCAGGAGATCCATACAATTGGACGAAGTCAACCTGCTGTTGAAACTGATCTCAGGATTGAATACCCCACCCCATGGCGCAACCAGGTCATCGAACTTGTCATTTAAACAAGGAGCTGCTGACCATTACCGCATCGCCAAGCTCATCCTCAATGTTGCTGGTGGCTTCTTCATTGGTCTGTCTTTCTCAAGAACCAGGACAGTATACAAAACGTTCAGAATT ACTGTTTACATGCTTCTCGTCTTGAA TCAACCGTTGGTGAACATGTTGCAAGTTCCCTTCGTCGCTACCCGTACTATCTACGAGGTCAGGAAGCACCCAAGCGGAATGTACAGCTGGACCGCCCACATCATTGCCCAAATTCTGGCTGAACTGCCATGGAACATCCTGGGATCCTGCCTTTACTTCCTTGTTTGGTGCTGGACCTCCCGCTTCCTATCTGGTCGCGCTGGTTATTTGTACTTGTCTGTTGGAGTTGTGTTCCCTCTTTACTACACCACCATCGCCCTA AATGACGTTAGGACACTGCTCATCCAGGCACTCCTTACATGTTGCGTCGTCATAGGTGTTAACATTCGTCAAAGGCATGCTCGCCTGCATCGCATCACCCTCGCCAAGTCCCGCGACCGACGTTTGCCATAG